From the Halococcus salifodinae DSM 8989 genome, one window contains:
- a CDS encoding transposase: MDVDCSPQASPLADETAALDIGANNLVACTTTTGKQYLYEGRDLFGRFTETTERIAEYQSLLDEDRYSSNRIRRLYRK, from the coding sequence ATGGACGTNGACTGTTCTCCGCAGGCATCACCACTGGCCGACGAAACGGCCGCTCTGGATATCGGCGCGAACAATCTCGTCGCGTGTACGACCACGACCGGAAAACAGTATCTGTACGAAGGACGCGACCTGTTCGGACGTTTCACAGAAACGACCGAACGAATCGCCGAGTACCAATCGCTGCTGGATGAAGACAGGTACAGCAGCAACCGGATTCGTCGGCTGTATCGAAAG